A stretch of Chitinophaga caeni DNA encodes these proteins:
- a CDS encoding glutathione peroxidase: MLKLWVLSAVLSMTTAFSNIYDFKVAGIDGNKIDLSSYKGKKILIVNTASLCGNTPQYAELEALYKKYKSSLVIIGFPANNFGSQEPGSNAEIKEFCTKQYAVTFPMAAKISVKGADIHPLYKWLIEQSKEKGFTPTEVTWNFQKYLVDEKGNLIAVFKPKTSVNSPEVIAAIEKK; the protein is encoded by the coding sequence ATGTTAAAATTATGGGTACTGTCCGCTGTGCTTTCCATGACTACAGCATTTTCAAATATTTACGATTTCAAGGTTGCAGGTATTGATGGCAATAAAATCGACCTTTCCAGTTATAAAGGCAAAAAAATATTGATCGTCAATACGGCCTCGCTTTGTGGGAATACGCCGCAATATGCAGAATTGGAGGCTTTATATAAAAAATATAAATCATCCTTGGTTATTATCGGTTTCCCGGCTAATAATTTCGGGAGCCAAGAACCGGGCAGCAATGCCGAGATAAAAGAATTTTGCACCAAGCAATATGCTGTTACATTTCCGATGGCAGCAAAAATCTCGGTAAAAGGCGCTGATATTCATCCCCTTTATAAATGGCTGATCGAGCAAAGCAAGGAAAAAGGGTTTACTCCAACGGAGGTTACCTGGAATTTTCAAAAATACTTGGTTGATGAAAAAGGCAACTTAATCGCTGTATTCAAACCTAAAACTTCGGTAAACTCTCCCGAAGTAATTGCAGCGATTGAAAAAAAATAA
- the recR gene encoding recombination mediator RecR — protein MVFSSALIENAVNEFAKLPGIGKKTALRLVLHLLKQEPGQVENFGEAITRMRKQIQFCKYCHNVSDEEVCSICKAPSRNNGIVCVVESIRDVMAIENTQQFNGKYHVLGGIISPIDGIGPDQLNIYSLVERVKADEIKEVIMAVSPTIEGDTTIYYISKKLKDYPVKVTTIARGIAFGGELEYADEMTLARSLTNRLPLENYLQQGK, from the coding sequence ATGGTATTCTCATCCGCTTTAATTGAAAATGCAGTCAATGAATTTGCAAAATTGCCCGGGATCGGCAAGAAAACGGCTTTGCGCCTAGTGCTGCACCTTTTGAAGCAGGAACCGGGACAAGTGGAAAACTTCGGTGAGGCAATTACACGCATGCGCAAGCAGATACAATTTTGTAAATATTGTCATAATGTAAGTGATGAAGAGGTTTGTTCCATCTGCAAGGCGCCTTCCCGAAATAACGGCATTGTTTGCGTGGTGGAAAGCATCCGCGATGTAATGGCAATCGAGAATACCCAACAGTTTAACGGGAAATACCATGTACTGGGGGGCATCATCTCCCCGATCGACGGCATCGGCCCCGACCAACTAAACATTTACAGTCTCGTTGAACGTGTAAAGGCGGATGAGATCAAGGAAGTTATTATGGCTGTTAGTCCAACTATAGAAGGCGACACCACGATATATTACATCTCCAAAAAATTGAAAGACTACCCCGTAAAGGTTACGACGATAGCCAGGGGAATCGCTTTTGGCGGGGAATTGGAATATGCCGATGAGATGACCCTCGCCCGCTCGCTGACTAACCGTTTACCATTAGAAAATTATTTACAGCAAGGGAAATAG
- a CDS encoding Ig-like domain-containing domain — MPPGGGPRDTIPPVFVSATPKDSSLHFNSHRVTFYFNEYVELDNVLEKLIVSPTLKRTPVVTAKFRTVTINIKDTLKPNTTYTFNFDDAIRDVNERNPVKDFQYVVSTGDYLDSLEIKGMLKVAETGLADSNVAVMLYTNLEDSVVSKEKPQYLAKTKGDGSFHFRNLAPGTYKMFAIKEEDRNLQYSSMEEPIAFLDSTISILSENVEDVQLLLFKAYDTTQPYVAPLLEEEESNDKKAKKPKLTVSNNLSQGKQELNDTFHLKFSIPIADLSMVDSSRMTLAEDTTLRTVPFRTLFDSTGTRLSILYDWKEGRPYRLILPKGFATDTLGQTTAKADTLNFSAKTKTDYGIFIGKLEISDETRNILNADTSLRLIMQLVADKKVAYSGDITGGTWKQELINPAEYEIRILFDQNGNGIWDTGSYYISPRKQPERVVAFPKKINIKANWMMPETFSL, encoded by the coding sequence GTGCCCCCGGGTGGTGGTCCGCGCGACACGATTCCACCCGTGTTTGTGAGCGCAACCCCGAAGGATTCTTCCTTGCATTTTAATAGCCACAGGGTAACTTTTTATTTTAACGAGTATGTTGAACTGGATAATGTCTTGGAAAAATTGATCGTTTCCCCGACCTTAAAAAGAACCCCGGTAGTAACTGCCAAGTTCAGAACGGTTACGATTAATATAAAAGATACACTTAAACCTAATACTACTTATACATTCAATTTTGATGACGCTATCAGGGATGTGAACGAAAGAAACCCCGTCAAAGATTTCCAGTACGTAGTTTCAACCGGCGATTACCTGGATTCATTAGAAATTAAAGGAATGCTCAAGGTAGCGGAAACAGGCTTGGCGGATAGTAACGTAGCAGTTATGCTATATACTAACTTGGAGGATTCCGTAGTATCGAAGGAAAAACCTCAATACCTTGCCAAAACAAAAGGTGACGGCAGTTTCCATTTCCGAAATCTAGCACCCGGCACTTATAAAATGTTTGCCATCAAGGAAGAGGATAGGAACTTGCAATATTCATCCATGGAAGAACCCATCGCATTTTTGGATAGCACGATTTCTATCCTATCTGAAAATGTAGAGGATGTACAGCTTTTATTGTTCAAAGCCTATGATACCACCCAACCTTATGTTGCCCCCCTACTCGAAGAAGAAGAAAGCAACGATAAGAAGGCCAAAAAACCGAAACTCACCGTTAGCAATAATCTTAGCCAGGGCAAACAAGAGCTGAATGATACCTTTCACTTGAAATTCTCTATCCCGATCGCGGACCTTTCGATGGTAGACAGTAGCAGGATGACACTCGCAGAAGATACTACCCTGCGTACAGTTCCTTTCAGGACTTTGTTTGATAGTACGGGTACAAGGTTGTCTATCCTGTACGATTGGAAGGAAGGTCGTCCATACCGGCTAATTTTGCCAAAAGGCTTTGCTACCGACACGCTCGGACAAACAACCGCGAAGGCCGATACCTTAAATTTCTCTGCCAAGACGAAGACGGATTACGGAATTTTCATAGGAAAACTTGAGATATCCGATGAAACACGGAATATTTTAAATGCCGATACCAGTTTGCGGCTCATCATGCAATTGGTCGCTGATAAAAAGGTGGCATATTCAGGTGACATCACCGGGGGAACCTGGAAGCAAGAACTGATCAATCCCGCAGAATATGAAATACGGATTCTATTCGATCAGAATGGAAACGGCATTTGGGATACGGGTTCGTATTATATTTCACCGAGAAAACAGCCGGAACGGGTCGTTGCTTTCCCTAAAAAAATTAATATTAAGGCGAATTGGATGATGCCGGAAACATTCTCGTTATAA
- a CDS encoding RecB family exonuclease: MNASLPYAELFQRLYQHTTIQGFDDPDQQYASIVHGITQLVKKGVPAHEIAIVLPASYTARSLYKQIEEQLGIIIYTESNKHLFNSWKILEYIIFEWNYRGSCDDLLFEILHFQYFNIDPLKIIQANRSAYSKKMTFSKFCRQLEQPVQFSLFESGSPDPIQVAYQNIQKWMSLASAEGIPKVYEEVVGFIQSVTAVNLKTDPHYIETLDFLRQLKQHDDQPLYWVNCLFLINAGKLQLPRPSLPSNQLRIIRTNEPPPAGVSKIFLVIDQPNGGFASRNFESYSPIFLSHWLDRESLAPIHLYITYNNEKAQDVFLAALLDNMDRQQAQIPVSIPAVTPVHINYIPLGMLRPLLKGFNLSASSLNSFLSCPLQFLYEHLLRSPKSKSAAMAFGSAIHHALEQFFLDKQKSRDRQQQDEVKSLPGYFLEIMQTFKKHFAPGEYEQRLQYGQEILEHYIKNGQVTRSNIYSIERNFKNVPVKHMLWQGKIDKLEFDGNDVAILDYKTGNPGKRSTQFARPSGAAPLGGNYWRQGIFYRILVNNFPGKAWKVNECTFHYIEPDADGKIIEVPVEGHEPDVTTVVEQAAIAWDQIHQLNLFSGCGKPRCYWCNFVKEHRLSTPGNQENVKK; this comes from the coding sequence GTGAATGCCAGTTTACCATATGCTGAACTTTTTCAAAGATTGTACCAGCATACCACCATCCAAGGATTTGACGATCCTGACCAACAATATGCAAGTATCGTACACGGGATAACTCAACTCGTTAAGAAAGGCGTTCCCGCCCATGAAATTGCAATTGTTCTCCCGGCTTCATATACCGCGCGATCTTTATATAAGCAAATTGAAGAACAACTGGGTATTATAATATATACCGAATCAAATAAGCATTTGTTCAATTCGTGGAAAATATTGGAGTATATAATCTTTGAATGGAATTATCGCGGATCCTGCGATGATTTACTATTTGAAATTTTGCATTTCCAATATTTCAATATTGATCCTTTAAAAATTATCCAAGCCAACAGGTCAGCCTATTCCAAAAAAATGACCTTTTCAAAATTCTGCCGGCAGTTGGAACAGCCGGTGCAATTCAGTTTATTTGAAAGTGGTAGCCCTGACCCTATCCAGGTAGCTTATCAAAATATTCAGAAGTGGATGTCATTAGCTTCAGCAGAAGGCATCCCGAAAGTTTATGAAGAGGTTGTAGGCTTTATTCAATCTGTAACCGCAGTTAATCTAAAAACCGATCCCCATTATATCGAAACATTAGACTTTTTAAGGCAACTCAAGCAACATGATGATCAACCATTGTACTGGGTAAATTGTTTATTCTTAATAAATGCGGGTAAGTTACAGCTACCAAGGCCAAGCTTACCTAGCAACCAATTACGCATAATAAGAACTAATGAGCCCCCGCCTGCCGGGGTTTCGAAAATATTCCTCGTAATTGACCAACCCAATGGAGGGTTCGCTTCCCGAAACTTTGAAAGCTATTCACCTATCTTCCTGTCCCATTGGCTGGACAGGGAAAGCCTGGCTCCTATTCATTTATATATTACATACAATAATGAAAAAGCCCAAGATGTCTTCTTAGCAGCGCTTTTAGATAACATGGACCGGCAGCAGGCCCAAATACCTGTTTCAATACCGGCTGTAACCCCGGTTCATATCAATTATATCCCGTTAGGTATGCTTAGGCCCCTATTAAAAGGATTCAACTTGAGCGCCAGCTCTTTAAATAGTTTTTTAAGCTGCCCGCTCCAATTTCTATATGAACACTTATTACGTAGCCCAAAGTCAAAATCCGCAGCAATGGCTTTCGGATCGGCTATCCATCATGCATTGGAGCAATTCTTCCTGGATAAACAAAAGAGCAGGGACCGGCAACAACAAGATGAAGTGAAATCATTGCCGGGGTATTTCTTAGAAATAATGCAAACTTTCAAAAAACACTTTGCCCCGGGGGAGTATGAACAACGACTTCAATATGGTCAAGAAATATTAGAACATTATATAAAAAACGGGCAGGTTACCCGTTCAAATATTTACAGCATAGAAAGAAATTTCAAGAACGTGCCGGTAAAACACATGCTATGGCAGGGAAAAATCGATAAACTCGAATTTGATGGGAATGATGTTGCCATTTTAGATTACAAAACGGGGAACCCGGGCAAAAGATCCACGCAGTTTGCCCGCCCTTCAGGAGCAGCGCCGCTCGGTGGAAATTACTGGAGGCAGGGTATCTTCTATCGCATCCTGGTTAATAACTTTCCCGGCAAGGCATGGAAAGTAAATGAATGTACTTTTCATTACATAGAGCCGGATGCCGACGGAAAAATCATCGAGGTGCCGGTCGAAGGTCACGAGCCGGATGTTACAACGGTTGTTGAACAGGCGGCTATAGCTTGGGATCAAATCCACCAGTTAAACTTATTTTCCGGTTGCGGTAAGCCGCGATGCTATTGGTGTAATTTCGTTAAAGAACACCGGTTAAGCACCCCCGGCAACCAAGAAAATGTTAAAAAATAA
- a CDS encoding SRPBCC family protein, giving the protein MGKLYSIRSTQQLPTGIEQAWEFFSNPGNLQLITPQYMNFKIISQLHTNGIYAGQLITYKVKPVLGIPMKWVTIISQVKEHEYFIDVQQSGPYSFWHHEHRFVANDGGTEMIDIVHYKLPLGWLGRLANNLFVQRQLQDIFSYRRQRVEEIFPADIVNK; this is encoded by the coding sequence ATGGGTAAGTTATATTCTATACGATCAACTCAACAGTTGCCTACCGGCATTGAGCAGGCCTGGGAGTTTTTTTCAAATCCCGGAAACCTCCAGCTAATTACACCGCAGTATATGAATTTCAAGATTATATCTCAATTGCATACGAATGGTATTTACGCTGGCCAGTTGATTACCTATAAAGTGAAGCCTGTATTGGGTATACCCATGAAATGGGTAACTATTATTTCCCAGGTTAAGGAACATGAATATTTTATAGATGTACAGCAATCCGGCCCTTATTCATTTTGGCATCATGAACATCGATTTGTAGCTAATGATGGGGGAACGGAGATGATAGATATCGTTCATTATAAGTTGCCCCTCGGTTGGCTCGGTCGTTTAGCAAATAACTTATTCGTGCAACGTCAATTACAAGATATATTTTCTTACAGGCGGCAGCGCGTAGAGGAAATATTTCCAGCAGATATAGTTAATAAGTAG
- a CDS encoding CPBP family intramembrane glutamic endopeptidase has product MLSMSKTYSQLSMRIERLSNWKRILILYFLMIVMTYSLLAIIPGNKEYRAEQFIYFKNTWERFLYVIFLGPLIETMFFQYALIELFQTWIKKIYWSIILSAFAFSVSHLGFSRYMIVYFLAGLILGFCYSLKNSIWMKIGSTFIVHAMVNLTTFVIQQILMSKH; this is encoded by the coding sequence ATGCTGTCTATGAGTAAAACATATTCCCAGTTATCGATGCGAATAGAAAGGTTATCGAATTGGAAACGGATTCTCATACTTTACTTCTTAATGATCGTGATGACATATTCGTTATTAGCAATCATACCAGGAAATAAAGAATATAGGGCTGAACAGTTTATTTACTTTAAGAATACCTGGGAACGGTTTCTCTATGTTATATTTCTCGGGCCATTAATAGAAACAATGTTTTTCCAATACGCGTTGATAGAGTTATTTCAAACCTGGATAAAGAAAATATACTGGTCGATAATATTATCAGCTTTCGCATTCTCAGTATCACACTTAGGGTTTAGCAGGTATATGATTGTATATTTTCTCGCGGGATTGATTCTCGGTTTTTGCTATTCCCTAAAAAATAGCATTTGGATGAAAATTGGCAGCACATTTATCGTGCATGCAATGGTTAATCTAACAACGTTTGTAATTCAACAAATTTTAATGTCTAAGCATTAA
- a CDS encoding ATP-binding protein gives MMKTLSIALIYLCTLLPTAPSKSQVKTYLSPEESVNDSTKLVDHYNFLASKYATIQLDSSYYYCSLAKNLADRIDYTKGKGMAMHNIGIYHTLRNNWISAANYYAQALDQFEETGDTENTVITMSDIASSYYFYQNREEEAIYFFREAIRRGAHLAKDSVNAYAWINYYSILQKDSTKLDSAKLALEEAKRIALKYHDQRIILYTELIEATHEFDTLRWQAGEKKFISLADSAIAMRDHYLAIQAYCTVCQLLYPVVPDTAIKFYQKAYDLGLESGYFEALTDVAYSLFSHYMKHGQEDKALQLADTFINNAHRAEQLKKEQRHFNLEYLLKNSENTNETLANNNRKLALSVMVILAVFLIIITFIFYSSYRKARQYAILMKNKNDEITEKNKQLNNEAEFKNKLLSIIAHDFRTPLANIIQLAAVHKDQPFDNASLGMMLDAISTTSQTTLDLFENTLRWIKSQLPGFIYQPVPLSVNILIDSAVDLYNDEIRQKHLQLRENISPETGILADKEMVQFVNRNLIHNAIKFSPQNGSIEINTAQNEGKVSISIKNTGFQLNGEQLGHLFEIQGDSASRNNQFKGAGVALIICKDFIEKMGGTINAFREGDFTVFQYELPGA, from the coding sequence ATGATGAAAACATTAAGCATCGCTTTAATATATCTATGTACCCTTTTACCAACCGCACCCTCAAAGTCCCAGGTAAAAACATATTTATCGCCGGAAGAAAGCGTCAATGATAGCACGAAGCTGGTTGACCATTATAATTTTCTTGCATCCAAATATGCAACGATTCAACTAGACTCTTCATATTACTACTGTTCATTGGCTAAAAACTTGGCTGACCGTATCGATTATACGAAAGGTAAAGGCATGGCCATGCATAATATCGGTATATACCATACTTTGCGTAACAATTGGATATCTGCCGCCAACTATTACGCCCAAGCCCTCGATCAATTTGAGGAAACCGGGGATACCGAAAATACGGTCATCACCATGTCCGACATCGCCTCTTCCTATTATTTCTATCAAAACAGGGAGGAAGAAGCCATCTACTTTTTCCGCGAAGCCATTAGGCGGGGCGCCCACCTAGCGAAAGATTCCGTGAATGCTTACGCCTGGATCAATTATTACAGCATCCTACAGAAAGATAGCACCAAGCTCGATTCTGCAAAGTTAGCGCTAGAAGAAGCCAAGAGGATAGCCCTGAAATACCACGACCAAAGAATCATCTTGTATACCGAGTTAATTGAAGCCACGCATGAATTTGATACGCTACGCTGGCAAGCAGGTGAAAAAAAATTCATCTCACTCGCTGATTCTGCCATCGCGATGCGGGATCATTACCTGGCCATTCAAGCCTATTGCACGGTATGCCAGCTACTGTACCCGGTAGTTCCGGACACCGCGATCAAGTTCTACCAAAAAGCATATGACCTCGGCCTTGAATCAGGTTACTTCGAAGCCTTAACCGACGTGGCCTACTCCCTTTTTTCACATTATATGAAGCACGGGCAGGAAGACAAGGCATTACAATTGGCAGATACATTTATTAACAATGCCCACAGGGCGGAGCAATTAAAAAAAGAGCAACGGCATTTCAACCTCGAATATTTATTAAAAAATTCGGAGAATACCAACGAGACCTTGGCAAACAATAATAGGAAACTAGCGCTATCTGTTATGGTGATCTTGGCAGTATTCCTAATTATCATAACATTTATTTTTTACAGCTCTTACCGTAAGGCCAGGCAGTACGCCATCCTGATGAAAAATAAAAACGACGAGATAACAGAAAAGAATAAGCAACTAAATAATGAGGCGGAGTTTAAAAACAAGCTATTATCCATTATAGCACACGATTTTAGAACACCCCTCGCGAATATCATACAGTTGGCAGCCGTACATAAGGATCAACCGTTTGACAATGCTTCCCTCGGCATGATGCTCGACGCTATTTCTACGACATCCCAAACCACCTTGGATTTGTTTGAAAATACGCTCCGGTGGATTAAATCCCAACTACCTGGCTTTATTTATCAACCCGTACCATTATCAGTTAATATTTTGATAGATAGCGCGGTAGATTTATACAATGATGAAATCCGGCAAAAACATCTACAGCTCCGGGAGAATATTAGTCCGGAAACCGGCATTTTAGCCGATAAAGAGATGGTTCAATTCGTGAATAGGAACCTCATCCACAACGCAATTAAATTCTCGCCGCAGAATGGTAGTATCGAAATCAATACCGCTCAAAATGAAGGCAAAGTGTCGATATCGATAAAAAACACCGGGTTTCAATTAAACGGGGAGCAGCTCGGGCATCTCTTCGAGATACAGGGAGATTCGGCTTCCCGGAATAACCAGTTTAAAGGGGCCGGTGTGGCCCTGATAATATGCAAAGACTTTATTGAGAAGATGGGCGGTACCATCAACGCTTTCCGTGAAGGCGATTTTACCGTTTTCCAATATGAATTACCCGGCGCATAA
- a CDS encoding exodeoxyribonuclease III, which produces MRIITYNVNGLRSAMNKGFVDWLATNPADIICLQEVKAHRENVDFKQFEALGYNDYWYPAQKKGYSGVAVLTKMTPSFVQYGNGYMQSDAEGRVIRLDFEDITLVNAYFPSGTSGDERQTYKYQWLEEFYGYLDELKTARPKLVVCGDYNIAHKAIDIHNPVSNKNSSGFLPEERAWMDKFFQNGFVDSFRVFNPQPDEYSWWSFRANARANNKGWRIDYINVTNPLESQLVGASIMQDVKHSDHCPVYLQLKTS; this is translated from the coding sequence ATGAGAATCATCACCTATAATGTGAATGGCCTGAGATCTGCAATGAATAAGGGCTTTGTTGATTGGTTAGCAACCAATCCGGCTGATATTATTTGCCTGCAAGAAGTGAAGGCTCACCGTGAAAATGTTGACTTTAAACAGTTCGAGGCCCTCGGGTATAACGACTATTGGTATCCTGCCCAGAAAAAGGGATACAGCGGGGTAGCCGTGTTAACCAAGATGACACCTAGTTTCGTTCAGTACGGGAATGGTTATATGCAAAGCGATGCGGAAGGCCGCGTCATCAGGCTGGATTTTGAAGATATCACCCTGGTAAATGCTTATTTCCCTTCCGGCACCTCGGGGGATGAGCGGCAAACTTATAAATACCAATGGTTAGAGGAATTTTACGGCTACCTGGACGAGTTGAAAACGGCCCGGCCCAAATTGGTTGTATGCGGAGACTATAATATCGCCCATAAAGCAATCGATATTCATAACCCGGTATCAAATAAAAACTCATCAGGCTTCCTGCCGGAAGAAAGGGCTTGGATGGATAAATTTTTCCAAAATGGCTTCGTTGATAGCTTCCGCGTATTCAACCCGCAGCCAGATGAATACAGCTGGTGGAGTTTTAGGGCCAATGCCAGGGCAAATAATAAGGGATGGCGCATTGATTATATCAACGTTACAAATCCCCTGGAAAGCCAATTGGTAGGCGCTTCCATCATGCAAGATGTAAAGCACTCCGACCATTGTCCCGTATATTTACAATTGAAAACATCCTAA
- a CDS encoding DUF4286 family protein gives MIIYNVTIKVSPEINLDWLIWMKEIHIPGILDTGLFHDYRMSRLLEQDDTDGPTYTVQYYTDSYENYQTYLQEYAAKFRELSFDMWGDNFVAFRTVMQVV, from the coding sequence ATGATTATTTATAACGTTACGATAAAGGTATCCCCGGAAATAAACTTGGACTGGCTTATCTGGATGAAAGAAATTCATATCCCCGGTATACTCGATACAGGTTTATTCCACGATTATAGGATGTCCAGGTTGTTAGAGCAAGATGACACCGATGGGCCAACGTACACGGTCCAGTATTACACGGATAGTTACGAGAACTACCAAACTTACCTCCAGGAGTATGCAGCCAAGTTCAGGGAGCTCTCTTTCGATATGTGGGGCGACAATTTCGTGGCCTTCAGGACGGTTATGCAGGTCGTTTAA
- a CDS encoding HU family DNA-binding protein — protein MNKAELIDRIAKDAEITKTQANDALDSFTKAVADTLKKGGKVTLVGFGTFSVSKRAARNGRNPQTGQIIKIKAKKVAKFKAGKALSDKL, from the coding sequence ATGAACAAAGCCGAATTGATCGACAGAATTGCCAAAGACGCTGAAATCACTAAAACCCAAGCTAACGATGCTTTGGATTCTTTCACTAAAGCAGTTGCAGACACTTTGAAAAAAGGTGGTAAAGTAACTTTAGTAGGTTTCGGTACTTTCTCTGTTTCTAAACGTGCAGCTCGTAACGGTAGAAACCCCCAAACTGGCCAGATCATTAAGATCAAAGCTAAGAAAGTGGCTAAATTCAAAGCTGGTAAAGCTTTGTCTGACAAGCTTTAA
- a CDS encoding 30S ribosomal protein THX gives MGKGDVKTKRGKIAKGSFGKKRPAKLKKATKAAKAKA, from the coding sequence ATGGGAAAAGGTGATGTAAAAACAAAGAGAGGTAAAATCGCTAAAGGCTCTTTCGGAAAGAAAAGACCTGCCAAACTTAAGAAAGCTACCAAGGCTGCTAAGGCTAAAGCTTAA
- the pdxH gene encoding pyridoxamine 5'-phosphate oxidase, whose product MINPKVADLRKDYRKASLDEQDIAQDPFVQFDTWWQEALNAGVDEANAMTLSTVSKDGFPTSRIVLLKSYDRDGFIFFTNYSSKKGQNMAENPHVALLFFWRELERQVRVEGSVRKVSPQDSDIYYNSRPLGSRIGAIASPQSQVIPNREYLEAAVSKLEAEYKDHAPQRPEHWGGYIVVPELVEFWQGRSSRLHDRIQYTKDAGGKWQPVRLAP is encoded by the coding sequence ATGATCAATCCTAAAGTAGCGGATTTACGAAAAGATTACCGCAAGGCCTCGCTAGATGAGCAAGATATAGCACAAGACCCCTTTGTACAATTCGATACCTGGTGGCAAGAAGCCTTGAATGCAGGCGTTGATGAAGCCAATGCCATGACCTTATCGACAGTGTCGAAAGATGGCTTCCCGACTAGCCGTATCGTATTATTAAAAAGCTATGACCGGGATGGGTTCATTTTCTTCACGAATTATAGCAGTAAGAAAGGACAAAACATGGCTGAAAATCCGCATGTGGCCTTGCTATTCTTTTGGCGAGAGTTGGAGCGCCAAGTACGTGTAGAAGGTAGTGTTCGAAAAGTCAGCCCGCAGGATAGCGATATTTACTATAATAGCCGCCCGCTCGGTAGCCGTATCGGGGCGATTGCCTCGCCGCAGAGCCAAGTAATCCCCAACCGTGAATATTTAGAAGCTGCCGTAAGCAAATTAGAAGCTGAATATAAAGACCATGCGCCGCAGCGACCGGAACATTGGGGTGGATATATTGTTGTACCCGAATTGGTAGAATTTTGGCAAGGAAGGAGCAGTAGGTTACATGACAGGATTCAATATACTAAAGACGCGGGAGGAAAATGGCAACCAGTCCGCCTGGCGCCCTGA
- a CDS encoding DUF3298 and DUF4163 domain-containing protein codes for MQKQCLLLLAATIGLFSCGQNSNKKNGDSSNVATESIALATDPYFSKHLKGTVADAAVTMELLKSGSKEYAGWYSYDKINQPIKIWGSVDSTGNLVLHEDDAGEVPQYFEGKVDDQGTFEGTWHGDNKSFPFHLTVTKEDSTISFAVTVAADSVLLVPSWKEKSPIGRVSATVLWPAAGADAATLNFLRDSITSLDCKQVYTDPAQYAQQYVDSFKASYVMMNDTTGLSSMISEGMGMSYNWDQQTKMLVAWNSYPYLALERFIYAFTGGAHGNHSSRYQMFDLAKKKELEVTDVFKPGFEATLGNALAKAVRTKYKLKDNEPLQSVLFENKIEPNDNFFFTNRGVLFSYAPYEIAAYANGQITLFVPFSEIKDVVNAEYLPK; via the coding sequence ATGCAAAAACAATGTTTGCTGCTCCTAGCCGCTACAATTGGGCTATTTTCATGTGGGCAAAACTCCAATAAGAAAAACGGGGATTCGAGTAATGTAGCTACGGAATCTATTGCATTGGCCACAGATCCATATTTCTCTAAGCATTTGAAAGGTACAGTTGCAGACGCAGCGGTTACCATGGAGTTATTGAAATCGGGCAGCAAGGAATATGCTGGCTGGTATAGTTATGATAAAATCAACCAACCCATAAAGATTTGGGGTAGCGTTGACTCTACCGGTAACCTGGTATTGCATGAAGATGATGCCGGGGAAGTCCCGCAATATTTCGAAGGTAAAGTTGACGACCAAGGTACTTTTGAAGGCACTTGGCACGGCGATAATAAATCTTTTCCATTTCATTTAACGGTAACTAAAGAAGATTCGACTATCTCTTTCGCTGTCACCGTAGCAGCGGACTCCGTACTCTTGGTACCGAGTTGGAAAGAAAAATCTCCGATTGGTCGCGTTTCTGCAACAGTTTTATGGCCGGCTGCCGGTGCAGATGCCGCTACGCTGAATTTCTTGAGAGATTCAATTACTTCCCTGGATTGTAAGCAAGTTTATACTGATCCGGCTCAATATGCCCAGCAATATGTTGATTCCTTCAAGGCCAGCTACGTGATGATGAATGATACTACGGGTTTAAGCAGTATGATATCCGAAGGCATGGGGATGTCTTATAATTGGGATCAGCAAACCAAGATGCTCGTTGCTTGGAATAGTTACCCTTACCTAGCCTTGGAAAGATTTATCTATGCCTTTACAGGGGGCGCCCATGGGAACCATAGTTCAAGGTATCAAATGTTCGATCTCGCCAAGAAAAAGGAATTGGAAGTTACCGATGTGTTTAAACCGGGATTTGAAGCCACATTGGGCAACGCATTGGCAAAAGCGGTAAGAACGAAATATAAGTTGAAAGATAATGAACCCCTACAATCAGTCTTATTTGAAAATAAGATCGAGCCGAATGATAATTTTTTCTTTACCAATAGGGGCGTCCTATTTAGCTATGCGCCTTACGAGATTGCAGCGTATGCCAATGGACAAATAACACTTTTCGTTCCTTTTAGTGAAATAAAAGACGTTGTAAACGCTGAATATTTACCTAAATAG